From Pseudofrankia saprophytica, a single genomic window includes:
- a CDS encoding RrF2 family transcriptional regulator — protein sequence MQISARADYALRALLTLAASDGGLVKGETLALAQDLPLRFLENILTDLRRSGLVSSRRGADGGYQLARPAHEIDVATVIRATDGPLAGVRGRRPEEVSYEGAAKNLQDVWIAVRVSLRQVLEAVTLADIATGDLPDIVRERGRAPGAWSRR from the coding sequence ATGCAGATCTCCGCGCGCGCCGACTACGCCCTGCGCGCACTGCTGACCCTGGCCGCCAGCGACGGCGGCCTGGTCAAGGGCGAAACGCTTGCCTTGGCGCAGGACCTGCCGCTGCGGTTCCTCGAGAACATCCTGACCGACCTGCGACGCAGCGGTCTGGTGAGCAGCCGGCGCGGAGCGGACGGTGGCTACCAGCTCGCCAGACCGGCCCACGAGATCGACGTGGCGACCGTGATCAGGGCCACCGACGGGCCGCTGGCCGGCGTGCGCGGGCGCCGGCCGGAAGAGGTGTCGTACGAGGGTGCGGCCAAGAACCTGCAGGACGTCTGGATCGCCGTCCGGGTGAGTCTGCGCCAGGTGCTGGAGGCGGTGACCCTGGCGGACATCGCGACCGGCGACCTGCCCGACATCGTCCGCGAGCGCGGCCGGGCGCCGGGCGCCTGGTCCAGGCGCTGA